A region of the Oceanihabitans sp. IOP_32 genome:
GGTATTAGAACGCCTAGGTTTATCTCAATATAACGAAGCACCAATAAAAAATGATTTGTTTAGTGAAGGTTTAAGCATATATTACAAAAAATCGAAGTTGGTAGATTTTGGAATCGTAAAAAAAACCATAGTAAAACATTTCGATATTTCTCAAGATGTGCTATTTGCCGATTTTAATTGGGATGTTATTTTAGAACTTGTAAAACATCACAGTATAGTATTTAAGCCTATTGCAAAATACCCAGAAACACGTCGAGATTTTGCTTTATTAATCGAAGATACAGTTACTTTCGAAGCGATTTATAAAATAGCAGTACAAACAGAAAAAAAGATACTTAAAAGCGTCAATTTATTTGATGTTTATCAAGGTGAGAATTTACCAAATGGTAAAAAAAGTTATGCGGTTAGCTTTGTTTTTCAAGACGAAAACAAGACACTTACCGATAAACAAATTGATAAGATTATGAATAAGCTAAAAGCTAATTTTGAAAATCAACTTGGCGCAGAATTAAGATAACGTATAATTGTCGTATAGTTTTAAAAAGCCAGCATATGTTGGCTTTTTTTATTCTTTAAAGTTTTCGTACCTTTAATTGTGAACTTAAAAACCAATTATAATGCAGGACTCAAATTATATAAAGATATTTACTGGAAATTTTATAACCGTACAACGTATGGTTACCGAGCTTGAAAACATCAATATAACGGCGGTAGTTAAAGACGAGTCGGAATCTGGTCGTTTAGCAGGCTTTGGAGCATCTATACAGGGGCAACAAGAGCTATTTGTGCATAAAGACGAGCTAGACAAAGCCATAGTAATTGTTGAAACTATAAATGCCAGTTTAAAGGCTTAAAGGCTTAGATCCAGATAAAAAAAATATAGTAACCTTTTACATTGAAACATCTCAATAGATAAGGTTACTATATTTTAGTTAATATATTTTAAAAATTATATACAGCGCTGTTAACTCATTTTAAACCGTTTGAACAGCATACATTTTGTTACGCAATTCTTTTATTTTTGGATCTTGCATATAGTCATCAAATGTCGTATATCTATCTATAACACCGTTTGGAGTTAGCTCTACTACTCTATTGGCAACGGTTTGGGCAAACTCATGATCGTGAGTTGTAAACAACACCGTACCCTTAAAAGTTTTAAGCGAGTTGTTAAAAGCCGTAATACTCTCCAAATCTAAATGGTTTGTCGGCTCGTCTAATTGTAACACATTCGCTCTAGTCATCATCATTCTAGAAAGCATACAACGCACTTTTTCGCCACCAGATAAGACAGACGATTTTTTAAAGGCTTCTTCTCCACTAAAAATCATTTTCCCTAAAAATCCGCGAATATTTACCTCTTCACGCTCTTCTTCGGTTTGTGCCCATTGGCGTAACCAATCGATTAAGGTTAAATCATTGTCGAAGTACTCACTATTATCAAGCGGTAAATAAGCCTGTGTGGTGGTTACACCCCAAGCAAATGAGCCCGCATCGGCTTTTTCCTTATTATTTAATATTTGATAAAAGGCTGTTGTTGCTCTAGAATCTCGAGAAAACACAACGACTTTATCGCCTTTATTTAAGTTAAGATCAATATCTTTAAATAATAACTCACCATCAATTGATGCTGTTAAACCATTAATATTTAAAATTTGATCTCCAGCCTCTCTATCCTGCTCAAAAATAATGGCTGGATAGCGTCTACTGGTACGCCTAATATCGGCAATATTTAATTTTTCAATCATCTTTTTTCTACTTGTAGCTTGTTTGCTTTTCGCAACATTAGCAGAAAAACGGCGTATAAATTCTTCCAGTTCTTTTTTCTTTTCTTCAGCCTTCTTGTTTTGTTGGGCATGCTGGCGAGCAGCTAATTGAGACGACTCATACCAGAAGGTATAATTACCTGAATAATGGTTAATTTTACCAAAATCAATATCAGAAATATGCGTACATACCGCATCTAAAAAGTGACGGTCGTGCGATACTACAATAACGCAATTATCGTAATTTGCTAAAAAATTCTCGAGCCATGAGATGGTTTCATAGTCCAAATCGTTCGTGGGCTCGTCCATAATAAGCACATCAGGATTTCCAAAAAGCGCTTGAGCTAACAACACACGTACCTTCTGCTTACCATCTAAATCTGCCATTAGGGTATGATGAAACTCTTCTTTAATACCTAAATTAGATAACATTGAAGCGGCAAGACTATCGGCATTCCAGCCATCCATCTCTTCAAATTTTACCTGAAGCTCGCCAATTTTTTCGGCATTCTCATCGGTATAATCTGCATAAAGCGCATCAATTTGAGTTTTTATTTCATACAAAGGTTTATTTCCCATTAAAATGGTTTCTAAAACCGTATGCTCGTCGTATAAGTTGTGGTTTTGCTCAAGCACAGACATGCGTTTTCCAGTCTCTAAAGAGACCTGGCCAGAAGTTGGTTCTAGCTTGCCAGAAATAATTTTTAGGAAGGTTGACTTTCCAGCCCCATTTGCGCCAATAATCCCATAGCAATTACCATTATTAAAAGTGGTATTTACTTCATCAAAAAGCACGCGCTTGCCGAATTGAACTGATAAGTTTGAAACTGATAACATAGTATTAAATATTTTTACGCAGAAATTTTATTTTTAAAAGCGATACTTGCGAATCGATATAATAATTAGGATTTACTCCTTGACATAAATCCTAAATAAAAGTTTTTGCAAAAGTAGAAAATTCAATCCGTAAGTCGAAACATCCTTAACTAATTTTTATGACATAAATCGAGTCTTTAACAGCCACAAAAACAACATTTAACAACGCCTTAACAACACTTATTAGTTACAAGCCATATTTTTGTTATGCATTAATTTTGTGCCTCAAACATGTTCTTGAATAATTGATATGAAATTTTATTATTTAGCACCACTTGTTATCTTCGTGTTATTAGGTTGTAAAAATGAAAACTTTACAGATAATGACCACTATGCCTATTTAGGTGGTGAAATTATTAATCCTAACAATAACTTTATTGTTCTGTCTAAATCTAAACAACTCATCGATACCATTAAACTCGATGGTAATAATAGGTTTACATACAAAGTATCGCCATTACAAACTGGACTTTACGCTTTTAAACATGGTGGGGAAACACAGATGGTTTTGTTAGAACCCAAGGACAGCGTTTTGCTTAGGTTAAATACAATTGAGTTTGATGAATCTTTAGTTTACACTGGAAAAGGCTCTAGAAAAAATAATTATTTGATTAATGAATTTCTTACAAACGAAAAAGAGGAGAAAAAAATCTTAAAATACTGCCAGTTAAGTGCTAACGAGTACGAAAAACAGTTGGATTCTATTAAAAATTACAAACTCGAGCAACTTCGTAAATTTAAAAACAGACATAAACCGTCTAAATTATTTAACAAAATTGCAAAAGCCAATATTGAGTATAACTACTATTTTAGCAAAGAAATATACCCTTTTGTGCATTATGGCAAAAACAAAAGCAACATTTTAGAATCTTTGCCAAAAGATTTTTATGCTTACCGTAAACACATAAATTACAACGATAGCTTTCTTAAAGATTACTTTGTTTACAACACGTTTTTACGTTGGAGTTTTAATAACATCGCACTTCAACAACATTACAAGCATGCCAAAAATGGAAATTTTAAAAGTTCGGATGCCTGTTATAATCTGGATCGACTTAAGCTTGTTGATAGCTTGATAAGCAGCACCACAACAAAAGAAGATTGGCTGCATTACTACACTATTGCTTACTTAAATAAAACCTCAAATACTAACGACAATAATGCCATTCTTGATTTTTACACTGGTAAAAGCACGAATACCGCAAGGAAAGCTATGGTTTCGAGTTATGCGAGCGCTTTAAGCAAATTAAAAAAGGGAGCCATCTTTCCAGAAGTAGAACTCACCGATTCAAATAATTCTGATACTGCAGTAGCGTCTATTATTAACTCGGCTACCGTTATTTCTTTTTGGTCGCAATCGTATTACGAACATTTTAAAGAAAGTCAATACAAAATTAATGAGTTGCGCCTTAAATATCCAGAAATTAAATTTGTTTCAATTAATATAGACGATAATGGCCTAGATGCTGCCTTAACCGCATTAAAACAAAACAATTTTTCATATAACAACCAATACCAATTAAAACATGCCGAAGCCTCGAAAAAAGTATTAGCAATTTACCCCATGACTAAGGCTTTCATTATCGATAAAAACCAAAGGATAATTAACGGTAAAGCGAATATTTTTGCTCGACATTTCGAGGAAGAACTGCTAGCCCTTATAAACAACTAAAAAAGCCTTACCCTATTTAATAGGTGTAAGGCTTTTAAACTTTAAAAGTTAACTCTAGCTCTAGTTTCCTTTTTTATAATCTTCTATAAATTTCGCTAAACCAATATCGGTTAACGGATGCTTTAATAAACCTTCAATAGAACTTAATGGCCCCGTCATAACATCGGCACCCAATTTTGCACAGTCTACCACATGCATCGTATGACGCACAGAAGCTGCTAAAATTTCAGTATCGAAGTCATAATTATCAAAAACCTGTCTAATCTCTGCAATTAAGTTCAATCCATCGGTAGAAATATCGTCTAAACGACCAATAAAAGGTGACACGTAAGTCGCTCCTGCTTTAGCTGCCAATAGAGCTTGTCCTACCGAAAAAACCAAGGTTACATTCGTTTTAATGCCCTTTTCTGAAAAATATTTACACGCTTTAATACCATCTTTAATCATGGGTAGCTTAATAACAATTTGGTCGTGCAATTCGGCTAAAGCTTCTCCTTCTCTAACCATACCTTCAAAATCTGTAGAAATAACTTCGGCACTAACATCACCCTCAACAATGTTACAAATAGCAAGGTAATGCTTTAAAATGTTGTCATGTCCCGTAATACCTTCTTTTGCCATTAACGACGGGTTGGTTGTTACACCATCAAGCACACCAAGGTCTTGTGCTTCTTTAATCTGATTAAGATTTGCTGTGTCAATAAAAAATTTCATTATTATTAATTTAATTGTGTTTAATCGTTTTTGGGCGTTACGCTTATACCTTTTTATAAGGTAAAAGCGTCAGGCTATACGCTATATCTTTTTAGTGCCTATATTTTTATGTTTAAACAAGCATCGTGTTTTAATCGCTTAAATACACTATAATTATAAACTTAAACGAGCACAAAAAAGGATGCCGCTACTATCCTTAACGCGAGGCAAATTTACAACTTTTAAAATGCTAAAAACTTCTTTTTAGTATCGCAACCATAGGCATTTAATTCTATTTTTAAATTTTAGCGCTGTAATTTATATGGTTTATAAGATTTCCTTTACAGTTCGATAAAAAAAAATTAAGCTTTAATACTTTACATAATCTACAATTTCCAAACCATAACCTACTAAGCCCACACGTTTAGTTTGCTCGGTATTCGATATTAAACGCAATTTATGAATATTTAAATCGTGTAAAATTTGAGCGCCAATACCAAAATCGCGATTGTCCATAGTTTTCTTTGGTGCTTTACAAATTTTATTTGGTTCTTGGTTTTCTTTTAAATAAAATAGGCGTTTTAAAACATTAAAAGATTGCGATTCTTGATTAATAAAAATAACAGCGCCTTGACCTTCCTTGTTTATTAAGTTAAACATTCTTTCTAATCGAATTTCTACATTATTGGTTAGGGTTCCTAAAATATCGTTATTTACAAGAGTCGAATTAATTCTAGTGAGTACAGCCTCATTATCCTTCCATTGGCCTTTTGTTAGGGCGATATGCACTTGGTTGTTCGTAGTTTGCTCGTAAGCTCTTAACCTAAAACTTCCAAAGCGGGTCTCGATTTGAAAATCTTCTTTTTTATCGATTAAAGAATCGTGCTGCATTCTGTAGGCGACTAAATCTTCAATAGATACAATTTTTAAATCAAATTTTTTGGCCACTTCTATAAGTTCGGGTAAGCGAGCCATCGATCCATCATCATTCATAATTTCAACAATAACCCCTGCTGGTTCTAATCCTGCTAAACGTGCAAAATCGATGGCAGCTTCGGTATGTCCCGTACGGCGTAAAACACCGCCTTCTTTGGCTACCAACGGAAATATGTGTCCTGGTCTACCCAAATCAACGGGTTTTGTGTTAGGGTCTATTAAAGCTTGAACCGTTTTTGCTCTATCGCTAGCAGAAATACCAGTTGTAACCCCATGTCCCTTTAAATCTACCGAAACTGTAAAAGCGGTTTCCATAGGATCGGTATTATTATGCACCATCATATTAAGCTCTAAGTCTTTGCATCTTTTCTCGGTAAGTGGTGTGCAAATCAAGCCTCTACCATGGGTAGCCATAAAGTTAATCATATCAGGCGTGACCTTATTGGCAGCAGCAACAAAATCGCCTTCATTCTCCCGATTTTCGTCGTCTACAACAATAATCACTTTACCAGCCCTTATATCTTCTATCGCTTCATGAATGGTGTTAAGTTTAAAATCGGAATTATTATTGGTAATAGGTTTTACTGTCATCATTTAAAGGTGTTATTTATTTTAAATTTAGCAAACAATTTTGTTTTAAATCCGCTTTAATTTTAACATTTAAAAAAGGATAAACTATAGGATATAATGGCACACTTAGAATTAAAAGCGCCAGTTTTGGTTTTTTGTCCGTTTTATTTATATGAGTATAAAAACGACTTAAATTAAGAATAGATCTTATGTAATAAATTAGAAACAACACCAAACTCAGGCCAGATATTTGAATTGAAAGGGCTTGCAAAGAAGGCAGTTTGTTGTTTTTAAACACAAAAAACAAGAGCAATAATAAAATGGTAATCCCATAAAAAACAAGGGCTAATTTTGATTGCACTTGGTATTTTTTTGAAAGCCTCTGTGAGGTGTCGTATGTTTTATTTATTAATACACCTTGAGCCCTTAAATCATCACTTGAAATCCCTTTTAAACGCAATACTTTTATGGCTTCGTATCTCGTGTTTTGGTGATGACCTAGCGCTTTATCATTTTTTACAATTTCAATTAACTCCTCTTCTGTTTGCGATTCTAGAAATTTATAATTAGTGCTATTTTTAGCTTTAATACGGAGAACCTTTTTAAGGGGTTCTACAATATTCCCAAATTCAAACAAGCTTTTGTCTTCTGTGGCTCTTTTGGTTAAAATAACGCCTAAAGGCAACATAACAAGCGTTGAGAACCAACTGGCTAATATAGGATTAAAATTGCCACTTTTAGCGCTGTTTAAAGCAAAAATACCTATAAAATGGTAAGTGAGAAATAAGACTATGGCTATGACCATTGGTAACCCAATGCCACCTTTTCTTATAAGTGCGCCCAGCGGTGCGCCCACAAAAAACAAAATAACACAGGCAAAGCCTAGCGCTAATTTCTCATGAAAAGATATAATATGTTTATTGTAATTAATTTTTGCTAATTTTTGCTCTGTTTGCTTAGCTTCAATAATTTGCTTTGTACTTTTTATATTTCTTAAAGCCAAATCGAGGAGCTGGGATTTGTTTTCATTTTCAAATAAATCCAATATTTCACCCGTGTAAATAGAATCGGTTTTGGGTTGCACATCGCTTTTAACTGGAGCAGGTATAAGTTTATCAAGTCTGGCTATATTACTACGTTGGTATAGGTTATTAGACAATACTTGGTGGGCTTTATTACGTTTTTGAGTAAGCGAGTCGATAGTGTAATTTAATCTGCTTAAATTAAGCATATTGTGCCGGTCTGAATAAGACTTATCGTCAATATCAACATTATCGCCCAATTGAGAAAGATCGATATTAATCGTGTATTTTTCAAAAGCACTTTTAACAAAAGGCTTCTTGTTTCGCTCTTTTATTTTTTTGCGATGAATATCATTATAATAATGACCATCCAACAAAATTAATTTTAAAACATTAGATGACTCCTCACCAACAAGCTCTCCAGACACCGATTTTATCGTTGTTGCATTGGTGCGTTGGTTCGGGCTTTTTATTCGAATTATAACATCGTTAAGATACTGCCCCCTATCGCCACTTTTACTGGCAAACTTGATATTATAGTTGCCAACTTGGTTAAATTGCCCAGTAGCTAAGGCCATTGCAGGTTTAAGCTTAGCTATATTTTTACGTAAATTAAGCGAATTATATTCTGCCCATGGAATAACGTTATTAGAAAATAAAAATGTCGTGAAACCTAAAATTACTATAAACACCGTTAATCCCGACATAGCACGTT
Encoded here:
- a CDS encoding DUF2007 domain-containing protein codes for the protein MQDSNYIKIFTGNFITVQRMVTELENINITAVVKDESESGRLAGFGASIQGQQELFVHKDELDKAIVIVETINASLKA
- a CDS encoding ABC-F family ATP-binding cassette domain-containing protein — protein: MLSVSNLSVQFGKRVLFDEVNTTFNNGNCYGIIGANGAGKSTFLKIISGKLEPTSGQVSLETGKRMSVLEQNHNLYDEHTVLETILMGNKPLYEIKTQIDALYADYTDENAEKIGELQVKFEEMDGWNADSLAASMLSNLGIKEEFHHTLMADLDGKQKVRVLLAQALFGNPDVLIMDEPTNDLDYETISWLENFLANYDNCVIVVSHDRHFLDAVCTHISDIDFGKINHYSGNYTFWYESSQLAARQHAQQNKKAEEKKKELEEFIRRFSANVAKSKQATSRKKMIEKLNIADIRRTSRRYPAIIFEQDREAGDQILNINGLTASIDGELLFKDIDLNLNKGDKVVVFSRDSRATTAFYQILNNKEKADAGSFAWGVTTTQAYLPLDNSEYFDNDLTLIDWLRQWAQTEEEREEVNIRGFLGKMIFSGEEAFKKSSVLSGGEKVRCMLSRMMMTRANVLQLDEPTNHLDLESITAFNNSLKTFKGTVLFTTHDHEFAQTVANRVVELTPNGVIDRYTTFDDYMQDPKIKELRNKMYAVQTV
- a CDS encoding TlpA family protein disulfide reductase, whose protein sequence is MKFYYLAPLVIFVLLGCKNENFTDNDHYAYLGGEIINPNNNFIVLSKSKQLIDTIKLDGNNRFTYKVSPLQTGLYAFKHGGETQMVLLEPKDSVLLRLNTIEFDESLVYTGKGSRKNNYLINEFLTNEKEEKKILKYCQLSANEYEKQLDSIKNYKLEQLRKFKNRHKPSKLFNKIAKANIEYNYYFSKEIYPFVHYGKNKSNILESLPKDFYAYRKHINYNDSFLKDYFVYNTFLRWSFNNIALQQHYKHAKNGNFKSSDACYNLDRLKLVDSLISSTTTKEDWLHYYTIAYLNKTSNTNDNNAILDFYTGKSTNTARKAMVSSYASALSKLKKGAIFPEVELTDSNNSDTAVASIINSATVISFWSQSYYEHFKESQYKINELRLKYPEIKFVSINIDDNGLDAALTALKQNNFSYNNQYQLKHAEASKKVLAIYPMTKAFIIDKNQRIINGKANIFARHFEEELLALINN
- the fsa gene encoding fructose-6-phosphate aldolase, with product MKFFIDTANLNQIKEAQDLGVLDGVTTNPSLMAKEGITGHDNILKHYLAICNIVEGDVSAEVISTDFEGMVREGEALAELHDQIVIKLPMIKDGIKACKYFSEKGIKTNVTLVFSVGQALLAAKAGATYVSPFIGRLDDISTDGLNLIAEIRQVFDNYDFDTEILAASVRHTMHVVDCAKLGADVMTGPLSSIEGLLKHPLTDIGLAKFIEDYKKGN
- the ribB gene encoding 3,4-dihydroxy-2-butanone-4-phosphate synthase, translating into MTVKPITNNNSDFKLNTIHEAIEDIRAGKVIIVVDDENRENEGDFVAAANKVTPDMINFMATHGRGLICTPLTEKRCKDLELNMMVHNNTDPMETAFTVSVDLKGHGVTTGISASDRAKTVQALIDPNTKPVDLGRPGHIFPLVAKEGGVLRRTGHTEAAIDFARLAGLEPAGVIVEIMNDDGSMARLPELIEVAKKFDLKIVSIEDLVAYRMQHDSLIDKKEDFQIETRFGSFRLRAYEQTTNNQVHIALTKGQWKDNEAVLTRINSTLVNNDILGTLTNNVEIRLERMFNLINKEGQGAVIFINQESQSFNVLKRLFYLKENQEPNKICKAPKKTMDNRDFGIGAQILHDLNIHKLRLISNTEQTKRVGLVGYGLEIVDYVKY
- a CDS encoding LptF/LptG family permease, translating into MKILDRYILTTYLRTFLSVFVILMLIFVLQTIWLYIKELAGKDLDIVVVFKFLIYFMPKLIPLVIPLTILLSSIMVFGSFAENYEFAAMKSTGISLQRAMSGLTVFIVILGFTTFLFSNNVIPWAEYNSLNLRKNIAKLKPAMALATGQFNQVGNYNIKFASKSGDRGQYLNDVIIRIKSPNQRTNATTIKSVSGELVGEESSNVLKLILLDGHYYNDIHRKKIKERNKKPFVKSAFEKYTINIDLSQLGDNVDIDDKSYSDRHNMLNLSRLNYTIDSLTQKRNKAHQVLSNNLYQRSNIARLDKLIPAPVKSDVQPKTDSIYTGEILDLFENENKSQLLDLALRNIKSTKQIIEAKQTEQKLAKINYNKHIISFHEKLALGFACVILFFVGAPLGALIRKGGIGLPMVIAIVLFLTYHFIGIFALNSAKSGNFNPILASWFSTLVMLPLGVILTKRATEDKSLFEFGNIVEPLKKVLRIKAKNSTNYKFLESQTEEELIEIVKNDKALGHHQNTRYEAIKVLRLKGISSDDLRAQGVLINKTYDTSQRLSKKYQVQSKLALVFYGITILLLLLFFVFKNNKLPSLQALSIQISGLSLVLFLIYYIRSILNLSRFYTHINKTDKKPKLALLILSVPLYPIVYPFLNVKIKADLKQNCLLNLK